One region of Phragmites australis chromosome 18, lpPhrAust1.1, whole genome shotgun sequence genomic DNA includes:
- the LOC133899418 gene encoding uncharacterized protein LOC133899418, with protein MDAANPRTPILLPIGFDVHIYIPRNACTYTLGTLATPYQHVRPHATPITTMAKARATSSQLLRLLVLSLLACLLPARGGGDDGGRCPRVPSMAAERACRTVCGTRPMRDLCLRTLPGARTAVPATSHAMAAARSALDSYAATVAVATSLLDGGAVPDGERAAYGDCMVGYGRARVAMARVADDLAGGCDRAAGLKPGYTAGLRGMDRCKRGLFNYPASPLNAMNLADRNKTLLAALFYSLVPNAM; from the coding sequence ATGGACGCAGCAAATCCTCGCACGCCAATCTTGCTGCCCATCGGTTTTGACGTGCACATATATATACCAAGAAACGCCTGCACATACACGCTGGGCACTCTGGCCACGCCATACCAGCACGTCCGTCCACACGCCACGCCAATCACGACCATGGCCAAAGCAAGAGCCACCAGCTCTcagctcctccgcctcctcgtcctctcgCTGCTCGCCTGCCTGCTTCCCGCCCGAGGTGGCGGCGACGATGGCGGCCGATGCCCTCGGGTCCCTTCTATGGCCGCCGAGCGCGCGTGCAGGACGGTCTGCGGCACGCGGCCCATGCGCGACCTCTGCCTCCGCACGCTTCCCGGTGCCCGCACGGCAGTACCAGCCACCAGCCACGCCATGGCGGCCGCGCGCAGCGCGCTCGACTCCTACGCCGCCACGGTGGCCGTGGCGACGTCGCTGCTCGACGGCGGCGCGGTCCCGGACGGAGAGAGGGCCGCGTACGGCGACTGCATGGTGGGCTACGGCCGTGCCCGTGTGGCCATGGCCCGTGTCGCCGACGACCTGGCGGGCGGCTGCGACAGGGCCGCAGGCCTGAAACCAGGGTACACGGCCGGGCTCCGCGGCATGGACAGGTGCAAGAGAGGCCTGTTCAATTACCCGGCGTCGCCGTTGAACGCCATGAACCTCGCCGACCGGAACAAGACCCTGCTCGCTGCCCTGTTCTACAGCCTTGTGCCGAACGCCATGTGA